From a region of the Thermomonas sp. HDW16 genome:
- a CDS encoding phospholipase C, phosphocholine-specific — MVSERRRHFLKLSAAAAAGTIGVQLLPKVIRDAIAVEPAVVTGTIQDVQHVVILMQENRSFDHYLAALRGVRGFDDPRPIPLPGGGTVWQQPDRIGGKKVTLPFHLDTGTTAAQCLSDIDHNWKRSHALWKNHDAWVQVKGPFCMGHFTREDLPFYYAVADAFTVCDAYYCSIFGPTNPNRMHMFAGTSGLTVGNSGMQAVGNKDDGNWTADMSRDDPDFVAYTWGTYAERLQDAGVSWKVYQEYDNYGDNSLQNFANFRNLPASSPLYQRGRAWVAGSIAENASASRGEYLVSAFKRDVEAGTLPQVSWLVPPYIMSEHPEASPAYGESLTSRLLEVLAANPAVWSKTVFIVNYDENGGFFDHVPAPLPAIERSMGLSTVDTGTENYNGVPVGLGPRTPMFVISPWSKGGWVNSQVFDHTSTIRFLERRFGVMEPNISEWRRAVCGDLTTAMAFAHPDVAWPALPNTSGNIGGADAACMLAKPRVPAEQAMPRQERGRRPARALPYDLQVDGRPDTANGLYWLDFINTGAAGACFNVYSLNRDDGPWFYTVEAGKRLSDYWNAAAVSTDKYDLRAFGPNGFLREFRGNLLTAGSGHPQPEVQVRYDTAGGRILLRLHNAGNAACILTVTPNLYSAEPARIHPLPAGATIDDAWSILDGDHWYDLSIASDSDTDFLRRLAGHMETGLASISDPAIGA; from the coding sequence ATGGTGTCCGAACGCCGCCGTCATTTCCTGAAGCTCTCCGCCGCCGCCGCGGCCGGCACCATCGGCGTGCAGCTTTTGCCGAAAGTGATCCGCGATGCGATTGCGGTCGAACCCGCGGTGGTCACCGGCACGATCCAGGACGTGCAGCACGTGGTGATCCTGATGCAGGAGAATCGTTCGTTCGATCACTACCTGGCCGCGTTGCGCGGTGTACGCGGTTTCGACGACCCGCGCCCGATCCCGCTACCTGGCGGCGGCACCGTCTGGCAGCAACCGGATCGCATCGGCGGCAAGAAGGTCACGCTGCCATTCCACCTCGATACCGGCACGACCGCCGCGCAATGCCTGTCCGACATCGACCACAACTGGAAGCGCTCGCACGCGCTGTGGAAAAACCATGACGCATGGGTGCAGGTGAAGGGCCCGTTCTGCATGGGCCACTTCACCCGTGAGGACTTGCCGTTCTACTACGCAGTAGCCGATGCCTTCACCGTATGCGACGCGTACTATTGCTCGATCTTCGGGCCGACCAACCCGAACCGGATGCACATGTTCGCCGGCACCAGTGGCCTGACTGTTGGCAACAGCGGCATGCAGGCGGTGGGCAACAAGGACGACGGCAACTGGACCGCCGACATGTCCAGGGACGATCCGGATTTCGTGGCGTACACCTGGGGCACCTACGCCGAGCGCTTGCAAGACGCAGGCGTGAGCTGGAAGGTCTACCAGGAATACGACAACTACGGCGACAACTCGCTGCAGAATTTCGCCAACTTCCGCAACCTGCCCGCATCCTCCCCGCTGTATCAACGCGGCCGCGCATGGGTGGCGGGCTCCATCGCGGAGAACGCTTCCGCATCGCGCGGCGAATACCTCGTGAGCGCCTTCAAACGCGACGTGGAAGCGGGCACGCTACCGCAGGTCTCGTGGCTGGTACCGCCCTACATCATGAGCGAACACCCCGAGGCATCGCCCGCCTATGGCGAATCGCTGACTTCGCGTCTGCTGGAAGTACTCGCGGCCAATCCCGCTGTCTGGTCGAAGACGGTGTTCATCGTCAACTACGACGAGAACGGCGGCTTCTTCGACCATGTGCCCGCACCGCTGCCGGCGATCGAGCGCAGCATGGGACTGAGCACCGTCGATACCGGCACGGAGAACTACAACGGCGTGCCGGTTGGTCTGGGCCCACGCACGCCGATGTTCGTGATTTCGCCGTGGAGCAAGGGCGGCTGGGTGAACTCGCAGGTGTTCGACCATACATCCACGATCCGCTTCCTCGAACGACGCTTCGGGGTGATGGAACCCAACATCAGCGAATGGCGGCGCGCCGTGTGCGGCGACCTAACCACGGCCATGGCGTTCGCCCATCCCGATGTAGCCTGGCCCGCATTGCCGAATACCTCCGGCAATATCGGCGGTGCCGATGCCGCCTGCATGCTCGCCAAACCACGCGTACCGGCCGAGCAGGCGATGCCGCGCCAGGAACGCGGCCGGCGGCCGGCCCGCGCCCTGCCCTACGACCTGCAAGTCGACGGACGTCCCGATACCGCGAACGGCTTGTATTGGCTCGATTTCATCAACACCGGTGCGGCGGGAGCGTGCTTCAACGTGTACTCGCTCAATCGCGATGATGGCCCTTGGTTCTATACGGTAGAGGCCGGCAAGCGGCTGTCCGACTACTGGAACGCGGCCGCGGTGAGCACCGACAAATACGATTTGCGCGCATTCGGGCCGAACGGATTCCTGCGTGAATTCAGGGGCAACCTGCTGACCGCCGGTTCCGGGCATCCGCAACCGGAAGTGCAGGTACGTTACGACACTGCCGGCGGACGCATTCTTCTGCGCCTGCACAACGCGGGCAACGCCGCCTGCATATTGACGGTGACGCCCAACCTCTACAGCGCCGAACCGGCGCGCATCCATCCCCTTCCAGCAGGTGCGACCATCGACGATGCATGGTCGATCCTCGATGGCGACCATTGGTACGACCTCTCCATCGCTTCGGACTCCGACACCGATTTCCTCCGTCGACTGGCCGGACACATGGAAACCGGCCTGGCGAGCATCAGCGACCCGGCGATCGGCGCATAG
- a CDS encoding response regulator transcription factor, with product MIRVFLVDDQTLVRQGIRSLLALAEGIEVVAEASDGRQAVEHIPHVGPDVVLMDMRMPVMSGLEALQAMGRAGTLPPTIILTTFDDDQLVLAGIKAGAKGYLLKDVSLEQLVDAIQAVAGGGSLVQPAVTQRLLSGLEHMRNEFVSLDRPDPLTDRETEILRLMASGFSNKEIANSLGVAEGTIKNHVSNILSKLGVRDRTRAVLKAFELQLV from the coding sequence ATGATTCGTGTCTTCTTGGTCGACGACCAGACCCTGGTGCGACAAGGCATTCGCTCCCTGCTTGCATTGGCGGAGGGCATCGAAGTGGTGGCCGAAGCGTCCGACGGGCGCCAAGCCGTCGAGCACATCCCGCACGTCGGGCCCGACGTGGTGTTGATGGACATGCGCATGCCGGTGATGTCCGGGCTGGAAGCCCTGCAGGCGATGGGTCGCGCCGGCACCTTGCCGCCGACCATCATCCTCACCACCTTCGACGACGACCAACTGGTACTGGCCGGGATCAAGGCCGGAGCCAAGGGCTACCTGCTCAAGGACGTGTCACTGGAGCAACTGGTCGATGCCATCCAGGCCGTTGCCGGCGGCGGCTCGCTGGTACAACCGGCCGTGACCCAGCGCCTGCTGTCCGGGCTGGAGCACATGCGCAACGAATTCGTCAGCCTGGATCGCCCGGATCCGCTGACCGACCGTGAAACCGAGATCCTCCGGTTGATGGCCTCAGGTTTTTCCAACAAGGAAATCGCCAATTCGCTGGGTGTGGCCGAGGGCACGATCAAGAACCACGTCTCGAACATTCTCAGCAAACTGGGCGTACGCGACCGTACGCGCGCCGTGTTGAAAGCGTTCGAGCTGCAATTGGTCTAA
- the minC gene encoding septum site-determining protein MinC translates to MSAAVDYAQAGELKFGQVGIANLRVRTLDVAQLATEMQGRVQRAPNLFARAAVVLDFGGLSQTPSLEDARALVEGLRTAGVLPVALAYGTKEIEALSQQLGLPLLAKFRAQYERLDGDTPPPTPAVEPARAKKSEPPPVTTKPAAVSASPGLIQRTPVRSGQQVYADNRDLTVLSAVGAGAEVIADGSIHIYGALRGRALAGAQGNEDARIFCREFHAELVAVAGHYKVLEDIPKELRGKAVQIWLENGQIKLAALD, encoded by the coding sequence ATGAGCGCGGCGGTCGATTACGCCCAGGCGGGCGAACTGAAGTTCGGCCAAGTCGGCATCGCCAATCTGCGCGTGCGCACGCTGGATGTCGCGCAACTTGCCACGGAAATGCAGGGCCGCGTGCAGCGCGCACCCAACCTGTTCGCGCGTGCGGCGGTGGTGCTGGATTTCGGCGGACTGAGCCAGACGCCATCCCTCGAGGACGCCCGCGCTCTGGTCGAGGGCCTGCGTACCGCCGGCGTGCTGCCGGTTGCATTGGCCTATGGCACGAAAGAGATCGAAGCGCTCTCGCAACAACTTGGCCTGCCGCTGCTGGCCAAGTTCCGCGCGCAATACGAACGCCTCGATGGCGATACCCCGCCACCCACGCCAGCGGTCGAACCCGCTCGCGCGAAGAAAAGCGAGCCGCCGCCAGTAACCACGAAACCGGCAGCGGTTTCTGCCAGCCCCGGCCTGATCCAGCGCACACCGGTACGCTCCGGCCAGCAGGTGTACGCGGACAACCGCGACCTCACCGTGCTCAGCGCGGTCGGTGCCGGCGCGGAAGTGATCGCCGACGGCAGCATCCACATCTACGGCGCATTGCGCGGTCGCGCGCTGGCCGGCGCGCAAGGCAACGAGGACGCACGCATCTTCTGCCGCGAGTTCCATGCGGAACTGGTTGCGGTCGCCGGGCATTACAAGGTATTGGAAGACATCCCGAAGGAGCTGCGCGGCAAGGCTGTGCAGATCTGGCTGGAGAACGGGCAAATCAAACTCGCCGCGCTCGACTAG
- a CDS encoding TfoX/Sxy family protein codes for MNRDAGLEELVRDDLHAISGLSEKAMFGGWAWLLNGNLLCGSRQDGLLVRLGKDNDAWALQVAGIEPMLSGERTMHGWIRCGPGVFGDDKMRNQLLSQAIKFVRLLPSK; via the coding sequence ATGAACCGTGACGCAGGGTTGGAAGAACTTGTCCGTGACGACTTGCACGCAATCTCCGGACTTTCGGAGAAGGCTATGTTCGGCGGCTGGGCATGGCTTCTCAATGGAAACCTACTGTGCGGCTCACGCCAAGATGGCCTTCTTGTCCGTTTAGGCAAAGACAACGACGCTTGGGCTCTTCAGGTGGCCGGTATTGAGCCCATGCTTTCTGGCGAGCGCACTATGCATGGCTGGATTCGTTGCGGACCAGGTGTATTTGGTGACGACAAGATGCGTAATCAATTATTGTCTCAAGCGATTAAGTTCGTTCGCTTACTGCCTAGCAAGTAA
- the minD gene encoding septum site-determining protein MinD — MAEIIVVTSGKGGVGKTTSSASIATGLARRGKKVAVIDFDVGLRNLDLIMGCERRVVYDFVNVIHGEATLKQALIKDKRFDSLYVLAASQTRDKDALTKEGVEKVLKDLADDGFDYIVCDSPAGIEKGAFLAMYFADKAVVVVNPEVSSVRDSDRILGLLASKTRRAEHGDGDVTAYLLLTRYSPQRVENGEMLSITDVEEVLGLKTIGVIPESGDVLNASNKGEPVIMDAESNAGQAYDDAVARLMGEERPMRFTQLEKKGFFSKLFGG; from the coding sequence TTGGCGGAAATCATCGTAGTCACATCGGGCAAGGGCGGCGTCGGCAAGACCACTTCCAGTGCCAGCATCGCCACCGGGCTGGCGCGCCGCGGCAAGAAGGTCGCGGTCATCGACTTCGACGTCGGCCTGCGCAACCTCGACCTGATCATGGGCTGCGAACGCCGCGTGGTGTACGACTTCGTCAACGTGATCCACGGCGAGGCCACCCTCAAGCAGGCGCTGATCAAGGACAAGCGCTTCGACAGCCTGTACGTGCTGGCCGCGTCGCAGACCCGCGACAAGGACGCGCTGACCAAGGAAGGCGTGGAGAAGGTGCTGAAGGACCTGGCCGACGACGGCTTCGACTACATCGTCTGCGACTCCCCCGCCGGCATCGAGAAGGGTGCATTCCTGGCGATGTATTTTGCCGACAAGGCGGTGGTGGTGGTGAACCCGGAAGTGTCGTCGGTTCGCGACTCGGACCGCATCCTCGGCCTGCTCGCATCCAAGACCCGCCGCGCCGAACATGGCGATGGCGACGTCACCGCCTACCTGCTGCTGACCCGCTACAGCCCGCAGCGTGTCGAGAACGGCGAAATGCTGTCGATCACCGACGTCGAGGAAGTGCTGGGCCTGAAGACGATCGGCGTGATCCCCGAATCCGGCGACGTGCTGAACGCCTCCAACAAGGGCGAGCCGGTGATCATGGATGCCGAATCCAACGCCGGCCAAGCCTATGACGACGCCGTCGCGCGCCTCATGGGCGAAGAGCGCCCCATGCGCTTCACCCAGCTGGAGAAGAAGGGTTTCTTCAGCAAGCTGTTCGGGGGTTGA
- a CDS encoding DUF3592 domain-containing protein has protein sequence MTIFLCALGLALVGFSAWIRYMQRKASSWPFVNGLIVESELRHTIDETSAHIAYEYSITGRRHKSSQVSYSGMSKASSEREALISRYPVGAEVTVYYDPTDPSQAVLENKQSNTWHIPLAIGLVVLAGGLLTVVVNG, from the coding sequence ATGACAATTTTCCTGTGCGCTCTTGGCTTAGCCCTAGTGGGATTTTCGGCCTGGATTCGCTACATGCAACGAAAGGCGTCATCTTGGCCTTTTGTAAATGGTCTGATCGTAGAGTCAGAACTACGCCACACAATTGATGAAACGTCTGCTCATATCGCCTATGAGTACAGCATCACTGGCAGGCGCCATAAGTCGAGTCAGGTGTCCTATTCGGGGATGTCAAAAGCCTCGTCAGAGCGAGAGGCTTTAATCTCGCGCTATCCGGTTGGCGCCGAGGTTACGGTCTACTATGATCCGACCGACCCGTCGCAGGCCGTTCTAGAGAACAAGCAGTCAAATACTTGGCATATCCCTCTGGCAATTGGGTTAGTCGTGCTCGCTGGCGGCCTCCTCACCGTAGTTGTGAACGGCTAA
- a CDS encoding SRPBCC family protein gives MTRLLEILISLAIVLGLFLVVALVLPSKRHLVEKIETNRKLTIVFDSLNGVRRFKDWNPLVLRDPRVQFSYSGPDSGVGARLDYVSKEEELGKGSWEITESVPREKISYKIDNPERGSNKRTSFTFKPTGRNNRNVEISQTYDVEYGWNLLGRYAGMYVSRHVGDDMKMGLGRIVNMLAAVPNVDYAVSGSKLTGFKVVDRPAEDVLFVSAGSVERGNSQIQASIAANSEWIRRVMDANGLEAVGPLRIVTTELARETYNFDVVQVVRKKDGGAVGDVSLQGPVKFEQSKPGKVATASYTGYMAELENARNALRAWSVTAGYEVTGRAYESYKSGVAAAFTENGQFDVYWPLK, from the coding sequence ATGACTCGTTTGCTCGAGATCCTGATTTCCCTTGCGATCGTGCTGGGCCTGTTCTTAGTCGTGGCCTTGGTGTTGCCATCCAAGCGCCACCTGGTCGAGAAGATCGAGACCAATCGCAAGCTGACCATCGTGTTCGACAGCCTGAACGGCGTGCGCCGCTTCAAGGACTGGAACCCGTTGGTATTGCGCGACCCGCGCGTGCAGTTCAGCTACTCTGGCCCTGATTCGGGTGTGGGCGCCCGTCTCGACTACGTGTCGAAGGAAGAGGAGCTGGGCAAGGGGTCGTGGGAAATCACGGAAAGCGTCCCGCGCGAGAAGATCAGCTACAAGATCGATAACCCGGAGCGCGGCAGCAACAAGCGCACCAGCTTCACCTTCAAGCCAACCGGCCGCAACAATCGCAATGTCGAGATCTCCCAGACCTACGACGTCGAGTACGGTTGGAACCTGCTGGGCCGTTACGCCGGGATGTACGTGTCGCGCCATGTTGGCGACGACATGAAGATGGGGCTGGGGCGCATTGTCAACATGTTGGCTGCAGTGCCGAACGTCGACTATGCCGTCTCCGGCAGCAAGCTGACCGGTTTCAAAGTCGTCGATCGCCCTGCCGAAGACGTGTTGTTCGTCAGTGCCGGCAGCGTCGAGCGCGGCAACTCGCAGATCCAGGCATCGATCGCCGCCAACAGCGAGTGGATTCGCCGGGTGATGGATGCGAACGGGCTGGAAGCCGTAGGGCCGCTGCGCATTGTCACCACCGAGCTGGCTCGCGAGACCTACAACTTCGACGTGGTTCAGGTCGTGCGCAAGAAGGACGGCGGCGCGGTTGGCGACGTGTCCTTGCAGGGGCCTGTGAAGTTCGAACAGTCCAAGCCGGGCAAGGTGGCCACCGCGTCTTACACGGGTTACATGGCCGAGCTGGAAAACGCGCGTAACGCGTTGCGTGCATGGTCGGTGACCGCCGGCTACGAAGTCACGGGCCGCGCCTATGAATCCTACAAGTCCGGTGTCGCAGCTGCGTTCACCGAGAACGGCCAGTTCGACGTTTATTGGCCGCTGAAGTGA
- the minE gene encoding cell division topological specificity factor MinE: protein MSIFDFLKPKKTTAATAKNRLQIIIAQERSSHGAPDYLPLMRREILEVIRKYVNVDADAVKVDVVKDGEHDVLDISVSLPERGAAAGA, encoded by the coding sequence ATGTCGATCTTTGATTTCCTGAAGCCCAAGAAGACCACCGCCGCCACCGCCAAGAACCGCCTGCAGATCATCATCGCGCAGGAACGCAGCTCGCATGGCGCGCCGGATTACTTGCCGCTGATGCGCCGCGAGATCCTGGAAGTGATCCGCAAGTACGTGAACGTGGATGCCGATGCGGTGAAGGTCGACGTGGTCAAGGACGGCGAACACGACGTACTGGATATCTCGGTGTCGCTGCCCGAACGCGGTGCGGCGGCAGGCGCCTGA
- a CDS encoding GNAT family N-acetyltransferase, translating into MSIAIRDVREHELDSVLALNNAAGPAILPLDAARLRLLFDSAEYFRVAVRDDAIAGFLIGLGSHAHHDSSNFAWFHQRYPDFFYIDRVAVASRRRGGGVGRALYADVQSYAELRYPHMACEVFLQPGTDHALLFHGSFGFREVGQHVMPLYDVRAAMLMKSLCSYPWVRDTYGDALPDEAWLLHPRPVRAAQRPTGTCA; encoded by the coding sequence ATGTCGATCGCCATCCGCGACGTGCGCGAGCACGAGCTGGATTCCGTCCTCGCCCTGAACAACGCCGCAGGACCCGCGATCCTCCCCCTCGATGCGGCCAGGCTTCGCCTGCTGTTCGACAGCGCGGAGTATTTCCGCGTGGCCGTGCGCGACGACGCCATCGCCGGCTTTCTCATCGGCCTCGGTTCGCACGCGCATCACGACAGCAGCAACTTCGCCTGGTTCCACCAGCGCTATCCCGACTTCTTCTATATCGACCGCGTCGCGGTGGCGTCGCGGCGGCGCGGTGGTGGTGTCGGCCGGGCGCTGTACGCTGACGTGCAAAGTTACGCCGAACTGCGCTACCCGCATATGGCCTGCGAAGTGTTCCTGCAGCCCGGCACCGACCACGCCCTGCTGTTCCACGGCAGCTTCGGTTTCCGCGAAGTCGGCCAGCACGTGATGCCCCTGTACGATGTGCGCGCGGCGATGTTGATGAAATCCCTATGTAGCTACCCATGGGTTCGCGATACCTATGGCGACGCGCTGCCTGATGAAGCCTGGCTGCTGCATCCGCGCCCGGTACGCGCCGCGCAACGTCCCACGGGTACCTGCGCATGA
- a CDS encoding DNA-3-methyladenine glycosylase: protein MPRYARGFDTEAAFAHLILRDRKLGAWMKRLGPIQADPRWHKPFDPVDALARAILYQQLSGKAAATIVSRVETSIGSKRFHCDTLARRDDADIRACGVSGNKLLALRDLARREEAGEIPGLRRMSCMDENAIVEALVPIRGIGRWTVEMMLMFRLGRPDILPVDDLGIRKGAQVVDGLGVMPTSRELLARGERWGPYRTYASLYLWRVADAASEAKVVPAC, encoded by the coding sequence ATGCCGCGGTACGCACGAGGATTCGATACCGAAGCGGCGTTCGCGCACCTGATCCTTCGCGACCGCAAACTCGGCGCATGGATGAAGAGGCTTGGCCCGATCCAGGCCGATCCACGTTGGCACAAACCATTCGATCCAGTCGATGCCTTGGCGCGCGCGATCCTCTACCAGCAGCTGAGCGGCAAAGCCGCTGCCACAATCGTTTCCCGCGTGGAAACCTCGATCGGCAGCAAGCGTTTCCATTGCGATACGCTGGCGCGTCGCGACGATGCGGACATCCGTGCTTGCGGGGTATCCGGCAACAAGTTACTTGCGTTGCGTGATCTCGCCAGGCGCGAAGAAGCCGGTGAAATCCCGGGGCTGCGGCGTATGTCTTGCATGGACGAGAATGCCATCGTCGAAGCATTGGTACCCATCCGCGGCATCGGCCGCTGGACGGTGGAGATGATGCTGATGTTTCGTTTGGGGCGGCCCGATATTCTTCCGGTCGACGATCTCGGTATCCGCAAGGGTGCGCAAGTCGTGGATGGGTTGGGCGTGATGCCCACATCCAGGGAGTTGCTCGCCCGCGGCGAGCGTTGGGGGCCCTATCGAACCTATGCAAGCCTGTACTTGTGGAGGGTCGCCGATGCGGCAAGCGAAGCGAAAGTCGTACCCGCGTGCTAG
- a CDS encoding sensor histidine kinase, producing MLSRLSHTRLLRYAGLFTWAMVGLPLLYSWIRPMYGQLGDEELILPPMPWQGWVAYFVFGLSYTWLTRGLGHRNRSVGDYMLLLLLTMAALGVSYFNGSGLGSVLLMVAACVLPWLLPLQLGAAWLVISQLATVPVFALWLNFPLLDALMQSLLYAGFSGFVFITSLVALQQSEAREEQRRLNAELRSTRALLAESARVNERTRISRELHDLLGHHLTALSLNLEVAGHLSEGRVKEHVQQAHTLARLLLTDVREAVSQLREGGAIDLGVALRPLAENVPKLDIHMDIQQPLTVEDPERAHVLLRCAQEAITNAVRHAGAHNLWLSAHGDGSQVVMQVRDDGDGSDDLVPGNGLQGLRERLHQCGGRLEIATGRGEGFQLTVTLPAASNVDPGIPEGVAA from the coding sequence ATGCTCTCCCGACTCTCACATACCCGCCTGCTGCGCTACGCCGGCCTGTTCACCTGGGCGATGGTCGGCCTGCCATTGCTGTATTCCTGGATCCGGCCGATGTATGGGCAACTCGGGGACGAGGAACTGATCCTGCCGCCGATGCCATGGCAGGGCTGGGTCGCCTATTTCGTTTTCGGTTTGAGCTACACCTGGTTGACGCGCGGGCTGGGCCACCGCAACCGTTCCGTCGGCGATTACATGCTACTGCTGCTGTTGACCATGGCAGCGCTCGGGGTCAGCTACTTCAACGGATCCGGGCTGGGGAGCGTGTTGTTGATGGTCGCGGCCTGCGTATTGCCGTGGCTATTGCCACTGCAGCTGGGCGCGGCCTGGTTGGTGATCAGCCAGTTGGCGACCGTGCCGGTGTTCGCGCTGTGGCTGAACTTCCCGCTGCTGGATGCGTTGATGCAATCGCTGTTGTATGCGGGGTTCTCCGGCTTCGTTTTCATCACCAGTCTTGTTGCGTTGCAGCAATCGGAGGCGCGCGAGGAGCAGCGCCGGCTGAATGCGGAACTGCGTTCGACCCGCGCCTTGTTGGCCGAGAGCGCCCGCGTCAATGAACGCACCCGCATCTCGCGTGAGCTGCACGATCTGCTGGGTCATCACCTGACTGCGCTGAGCCTGAACCTGGAGGTGGCCGGCCATCTGTCCGAGGGGCGGGTCAAGGAACATGTGCAGCAAGCGCATACCTTGGCGCGCTTGCTGCTCACCGATGTACGCGAGGCAGTCAGCCAGTTGCGCGAGGGCGGGGCGATCGACCTCGGCGTCGCGTTGCGCCCGTTGGCCGAAAACGTGCCGAAGCTCGACATCCACATGGATATCCAGCAGCCGCTGACGGTCGAGGATCCGGAGCGCGCGCACGTGTTGCTGCGCTGCGCCCAGGAAGCGATCACCAACGCGGTACGCCATGCCGGTGCGCACAACCTGTGGCTGAGCGCGCATGGCGACGGCTCCCAGGTGGTGATGCAAGTGCGCGACGACGGCGACGGTTCGGATGACCTGGTACCAGGCAATGGCCTGCAGGGCTTGCGGGAGCGCCTGCACCAGTGCGGTGGCCGACTGGAGATCGCAACCGGCCGCGGCGAAGGTTTCCAACTCACAGTGACCTTGCCGGCGGCCTCGAACGTCGATCCCGGCATTCCCGAAGGAGTGGCTGCATGA